TTGCCCAGGCCCACCGGGCTATGAGGGGCCTGTACGCGTCCTGCCCGACGGCACCAAAATCGGACTGCGACAGAGCGGCAAGGGTTGGGGCGACACTATCGACGTCTGGTACCCGGACGGCTCGGACAAGAAAATCCATGTTCCGTACGGTCCGCCGTTGATCAGCGCTCCACCGCAGCTGCCGCCTGCCGCTCACCCCGCACCGTTGCCACTCCCCCCACCGCAGGTGGGGCATCCGCCCGTGATTCTTCCGCCGGCGCACGTTGTTGATCCGGCGACGCTGCCGCCATGGTTGCAGAATCCGTCGCCGCCGGGATTTCAGGTAGCGCCCGGCGCGCCGCTCCCAATCGCCCCGTTCGACCTCCCTGACGCCCCAGCTGTTCCTGCACCGCCAGCGACGCCCGGCGCGTCCCCGGGCGGGTCACCTCTGTTGCCCGATCTGGCCCACGATCTGGCTGAAGCCGGCAAGGCGGCCGGAGCTGGAGTGCTCGCCGGAATCGCCATTATCGGTGGCCTCATCGCGGGCGGGGTCACGTCCAGCGGACAGGTCGCGCGGTAGATACGGTGAAGCAGTCAGACGAGCGGCGGCGCCTTTTGTCGGCGACATCGCTGGCCGATCTTGTTGGCCGCGCTGTCAGCGAGTTCGCGCCCGTTCCCGTTGGGGACGCATTGCACCGCGTTAACGCTGCTTTAGTCCCAGCGGGCTGGCACCTGGCCGCGCCAGGAGACAATGCCGAACAGCCGGTACGGGTCATTGTCACGGGGCACCGCTCGCGCGGCGGCTGGGAAGGCTGCGACACCCTGGCCACGTTCGGCTTCACCGGAATGCCACCGGTCGACGTGGTTATCGATCATGCCGGATGCACCCTGCATGATCTCGGTGCCGCAGGCGTAACGACCCGCGTCCTGGAGACTCCGCTGATACCGAGCGTGTGTGCTGTGCGGAGCACGGGGTACTTCACCGCCGCTCGGTTGCGGATGTGGGGACAGTTCGCTACCTACGTCGCGGGATCGGAATCTCCCGGGCTGGGCCGACTGGTTCAGCACAGCCTTTTCGTCGTTACTCGGCGCCGGACACAGCTCAGGCGGGACATCGCCTAATTCAGCGACACGGTCGACAGTTCATTTTCCGCGTTGCTTGATGCCCGCCGCTGACACCAACAAAGCCAGGGCAAGCGCCGAGATGGTCTGGTCCGTGCTTACGGATCGGGCTCATCCGCGCGATACAGCTCGAGGGCCAGCTTCTCGCCTTTGTCGGTGAGGTTCAACCAGCACATGGTGACCCAGTTCCACCGGTCGTCGAAATGGGTCACGTAGGCGTCTTCGATCTTGGCCATCGCGGCGTCCAGCGGCAGATCCCACGGTTCGAAGTGAGGGTTGCGCCAACCCCCGGCCGGCACGCCCAACACGAACAGGCCCTCACCGACCAGCTCCCGGATCATGCTCAACGTCAGCTGCTGCACCTCATGAGGCGGCCTTGGCGGGCCCGTCTCCGGCATGAACGACGAGTGCACATTGCTGAGCGAAATCGAGTCCTGCAGACCCTCGATCAGCAGACCCTCCTTGACCCAGTCGTGTTCAGTCGCAGCGTCCACCGCCCACGTTTCCCTTTCGCGTGCCGAAGGTCATAGGAAGCATTCTTCCAGGCGAACCAATCGAACCGTTCCTGATTAGTGAGCAGGAGGAGTCCTGTGCGGCCCGAACGGTGTTGGCCGCTGATGGTGGGTGTTCTCTGGTGGACCGGCATGCCTCGTCGTCGTTGTGGGCGTGGCGGTGAGCCAGAACTGCGGCACCGTCGTGTGGTTCCCGGTGGCTGGTCAGGTCTGGCCGGTGGAGTGCCCGCACGCATCCGCTGTTGGGTGCGGGGTCCTGCCGGCCGACGCCTGATCGGATTGCCGAGTCCACGTCTGCCGATCGCGGCCGCCGCACCGTGATGCACGGTCACAGCGGCCGGGTTGGAAGTCTGCTGTTGTAAGGGTTTACGCCAATGCTGGCGGCCCCACAGGCTGGTGTAGGCCGGATCGACACCGATTACTGCGATGCCGCGGCGGGTGGCCATCGAGGTGAGCCGGTCCCGGAAACGCCGAGTCGGGATACCCGCGACGGCGCGCCGCAGCCGCTTCCCACGCTGCCCGCGGCCCAGTGTTTCGCGTCCGGTGGCGCGGGCATCGGTGAAATCGAGGTTCTCCACCGCGACTGCGCTGCAGTTGTGGTGCACGGCAAGGTCGAGCAGCGCGGTAATCGCGGCTCTAACCCGCCCATCGCGGCGCGTAGCGGGTAAACCGGCGGTGTCGACGGGAATCGTGACGGGTGCACCGACCGGGTTGCCTGAGCAGTCCAGGACACACGCGGCGAGGTGATCGGCGTTGAGGTCCACACCCAGCACCGGCCCGGCGCGCAGCTCCTCGAGCGTGGGCGCCGGGCCGGGCGTGGTGGTCCAGGAGGCGTCCAGATACCAGCGGCCTTTCGCCGGGTTGAAGGTGATGTCATAACGAACCGCCCGCCGGCCGGCCACCCGATCAGCCCACTCCTGGCAGCGATGGCCGAACGCCACCGGTGCGGCGATGTGCAGATGCGTACCGAACCGGTCCACCAGGGCGGCCGGGACTTTGATCCGCAACTGGCCCGACTCGTCGACGCGGATCGTCTCATTACCCGCGGCCTTGCCCGTCTCGCCGTCGGCGGTCAGGAACATGCGGGCGGCGGTCCAGCGGTCCCGCCACTGCTGCTCGCTCATCTCGGCCGCGTCGAGATGTTGGCGGGTGTGCCACAACCTGTTACCGCCGACGGTGATCGACGGGCGGCCCGCCGCCAGGTCCGCCTCGGCCACCGCCAGCCGCGTCCGCAGTGTGGCCAGCCGGCGGGTCTTGGAGAACCGCTGCGCCGCACTGGCATATCCACGCACCGGGCGCCGGGACTGGCGGCGCGGACCGCCAACCACGTCGGCTGGGGCGGCGACCTCACCCGGGCGCAGCGCACACCGGGATTCCAGCACGCCGATCGCGGCCCGCACATTGGTGACCTCAGCGGTTAGGGCTCGCATGCCGAGCTGGTACTGGTCTTCGACGGCGCGGGTGATCGCACCGGCCCACCGCGACGACGCCACCACCGTGATCGCCTGCTTACGCTCGGCCCGCCACCGGCCGTGCTGCTTGCGATCCATGCGGCCCAACGTGATCCGGTGCGCGAGCTCGCGGCGATACACCGAACCCAGGAACTCGCCGATCGCACCCAGCGCCGCGGCTTCCTCCTCGGTCAGGTGCAGCCGGGTGCGCACCCGAACACCAGCCGGGCCCGCAGCCACCACGGGATCCCCGATCCGACGCAACTGCTTACCCACGCCGCATCACCAGTTCCAACGCTGCATCAGGTCTTTCACCGAGAACGGCAGCTCCACGCCGTGCTCGTCGGCCATCGCCCGCACGTCGGCCTCAGTAAGGTTCAGGCCGTCTTTGAGCGCGTAGAACATCGACTGCTTGACGTGCTGCATGAATTCCGGGTGCGCGGCACACCAGCGTCGGACCTGTCGTTGGGCGGCGTCGCGTCGCCGCTTCTTCTTCGGCGGCATCGACGTGTAGGCGTGCGCGCGGTGCGCGTTCTGAGCGGTCTTATACCCGTATCCTTGAGCGTCGTCCACGACGTCGCCGGTCGCTGCGTCGACGATGACGTATCGCTTCTCGAACCGGTCCGACAGTGCAGCACTGACGACAACCTTCACCGATCCCGCAGCGGGCAGGTCACTCATGTGCCGCATCATCCACCCGGCCACCGACAAGCGCGGCCGGCCCGATATCGCGCTGCGCGCAGCCGACCGCTTTGAGCGCACGGTTTCGCGCACTGCGGCGGCCATAGAGTCGCGCACAGAACGAGGTCAGCACCTCCACCATGTCGCGCACCAGATCGTCGTCTACCTCACCGGCGTCGAGCACCACCAGCCGGCGACCGTGCGCCGAAAGCGCCGCTTCCACCAGTTCAGTGTTCATCCGGCCCAGCCGATCCCGATGCTCGACCACCACAACGGTCACCTTCGGGTCGGCCAACAATCGCCTGACTTTCGCCCGCGACCCATTCATCCCGGACCCGACCTCGGCCTCCACCCGCACCACCGTCCCGCCTGCCTCGGCGGCCCAGCCCGTCAGCCGAGCGACCTGGCGATCCAAGTCCGACTTCTGATCATGCGACGACACCCGCGCGTACAGACCGAACGCGGCCGCCGGCGCCGATCCTGCAGGCGCATCCGGTGACACCAGCACCGTGCGCTCATTCACCCGCACCGCCGGAACCGGCAACGTCCCCTCCCGAAACCACCGGTACGCCGTCTGTGGATGCACACCCTGAGCACGCGCCCACTCCGTCAAATTCACACCACCAGCGTACTCACTCGAACGTTCATACGCTCACTATCGCTCAGTATCTCGCAAGCAGTTCTAAACCCCACGCACACACCATCGTCGCTAGGGACGCGCGTAGCCACCGGAAACTCCCACGCCAACTCGCCGTAGGGTTTCATCAGCCAGGAAAGGAAGGATCAGTTGGCTGGCGCGGGGTGGCAGTTCTGGGTCGACCGAGGCGGCACGTTCACGGACGTTGTGGCGCGCCGCCCGGACGGACGCTTGTTGACGCACAAGCTGCTTTCGGAGAACCCTGCGCGCTACCGCGACGCGGCGGTCGCCGGAATCCGGGCGCTGCTCGGGATCACCGAGGACGCGCCGGATCCGGTCGCGCGCGTCGACGCGGTGCGGATGGGCACCACCGTCGCCACCAACGCCCTGCTGGAACGCAAGGGGGAGCGCACCCTGCTGGTGATCACCCGCGGTTTCGGCGACGCGCTGCGCATCGCATACCAGAATCGTCCCCGCATCTTCGACCGCCAGATCGTGCTGCCGGAGATGCTGTATGAGCGGGTCGCCGAGGTCGACGAGCGGATCACGGTCGACGGCACGGTGCTGCGGGCACCCGACCTCGAGGCGTTGGGCGCACAACTGCGGCAGGCGCACGCCGACGGGATCCGCGCGGTAGCCGTGGTATGCCTGCACAGTTACCTGTACCCCGCACACGAACGAGCGATCGGCAAGCTCGCCGAACAGATCGGCTTCGGCCACATCTCGCTGTCGTCGCAGGTCAGCCCGCTGATGAAACTGGTCCCACGCGGGGATACCACCGTGGTCGACGCCTACTTGTCCCCGGTGCTGCGCCGCTATGTCAACCAGGTGGCCGACCAGATGCGCGGCGTGCGGCTGATGTTCATGCAGTCCAACGGAGGCCTCGCCGAGGCGGGGCACTTCCGCGGCAAGGACGCCATTCTGTCCGGACCGGCCGGCGGCATCGTCGGCATGGTGCGGATGTCGGCGCTGGCCGGGTTCGATCACGTCATCGGCTTCGACATGGGCGGCACCTCCACCGACGTGTCGCACTATGCCGGCGAGTACGAGCGGGTGTTCACCACCGAGGTGGCCGGGGTCCGATTGCGGGCTCCGATGCTGGCCATCCACACCGTGGCCGCCGGCGGAGGGTCGATCCTGCATTTCGACGGCGGCCGCTACCGGGTGGGCCCGGACTCCGCCGGGGCCGACCCAGGCCCGGCTTGCTACCGCGGGGGCGGTCCGCTCACCGTCACCGATGCCAACGTGATGCTGGGTCGCATCCAGCCAGCGCACTTCCCCGCCGTGTTCGGTCCCGGCGGCGATCAGCCACTGGACGACGAGATCGTGCGACGCGGCTTCACCGGTTTGGCCGCCGACATCCGCGGGCAAACCGGTGACGACCGCTCCCCCGAGCAGGTCGCCGAGGGATTCTTGCAAATCGCGGTGGCGAATATGGCCAATGCGGTCAAGAAGATCTCCGTACAACAGGGACGCGACGTCACCCGCTACGTGCTGACCACATTCGGCGGCGCCGGCGGGCAGCACGCCTGCGCGGTCGCCGATGCGCTCGGTATCCGCACGGTGCTCGTCCCGCCCATGGCCGGTGTGCTTTCCGCATTGGGGATCGGCCTGGCCGACACGACCGCGATGCGGGAACAGTCCGTGGAGATCCCGCTCGACTCCGCCGCCCCGGAGAGGTTGGCAGCGGTCGCGGATTCCCTCGAGCAGGCGGCTCGTGCCGAGCTGCTCGACGAGGGCATCCCCGCCGGACGGATCCGAGTCGTTCGCCGAGTGCATCTGCGATACCAGGGCACCGACACCGCGATCCCTGTCGAACTGGCCGGCCTGGACGCGATGACCGCCGCGTTCGAAGCCGCCCACCGCTCGATGTACGCGTTCCTGATGGACCGTCCGCTGATCGCCGGCGCGGTGGCCGTCGAGGCGATCGGACTCACCGAACAACCCGACCTCTCGCACCTCGGTGACCGGCCCGCCGACGGCCCCGACACCACAGAATCCGTCCGGGTCTACTCGAACGGACGTTGGTGCGCCGCCCCCCTGCGCCACCGGGAAGGGATGCGCCCGGGTGAGACCGTGACCGGTCCGGCGATCATTGCCGAGGCCAACGCCACCACCGTCGTCGACGACGGCTGGCGGGCCACCCTCACCCCTTCCGGGCACGTGCTCGCCGAACGCGTCGTCGCTCCCGCGCAGCCCGGCGCGGGGACTCGGGCAGACCCGGTATTGCTGGAGATCTTCAACAACCTGTTCATGTCGATCGCCGAACAGATGGGCTTTCGCCTCGAATCCACCGCCCAGTCGGTGAATATCCGTGAACGACTGGATTTTTCGTGCGCGCTGTTCGATCCGGACGGCAACCTCGTCGCCAACGCACCGCACATCCCCGTCCACCTCGGCTCGATGGGCACCACCGTCAAAGAGGTGATTCACCGCCGCACCGGCGCAATGAAGCCCGGTGACGTGTACGCGGTCAACGACCCCTACCATGGCGGCACCCACCTGCCGGACATCACCGTGATCACCCCGGTCTACAACACCGGCGGCGGGGACACCGGCGGCGAGCACATCCTGTTCTTTGTCGCCTCGCGCGGGCATCACGCCGAGATCGGCGGCATCACACCGGGCTCCATGCCCGCCAACAGCCGCGCAATCCACGAAGAAGGGGTGCTGTTCGACAACTGGCTGCTCGCCGAGAACGGGCGGTTCCGGGAAGCCGAAACCCGGCGGCTGCTCACCGAGGCGCCCTATCCATCCCGCGATCCCGAGACCAACCTCGCGGATCTCCGCGCCCAGATCGCCGCCAACCAGAAGGGCGCCGACGAGGTCCGCAAGATGATCGACCATTTCGGCCGCGATGTCGTCCAGGCCTACATGCGCCACGTCCAGGACAACGCCGAAGAAGCCGTCCGCCGCGTCATCGACCGGCTCAACGACGGCGAATATCGCTACCAGACGGATTCCGGTGCCACGATCGCCGTCCGCGTCACCGTCGACCGCGTCGCCCGCGGCGCGACCATCGATTTCAGCGGAACCTCACCCCAGCTGACCACGAACTTCAACGCACCCTCGTCGGTGGTCAACGCCGCCGTGCTGTACGTGTTCCGGACCCTGGTCGGCAGGGATATCCCGGACATCCCGCTCAACGACGGTTGCCTGCGCCCGCTGCGCATCGTCATCCCGGAAGGCTCGATGCTCGCGCCGACCTACCCGGCCGCGGTTGTCGCCGGCAACGTCGAGACCTCGCAGGCGATCACCGGCGCGCTGTTCGCCGCGCTGCGCGTGCAGGCCGAGGGAGCCGGGACGATGAACAACGTCACCTTCGGCAACGATCGGCACCAGTACTACGAGACCGTCGGTTCCGGCTCGGGAGCCGGCGACGGGTTCGACGGGGCGTCGGTCGTGCAGACGCACATGACGAACTCGCGGCTCACCGATCCCGAAGTGCTCGAATCGCGTTTCCCGGTGCTGCTGGCCGAGTTCGCCATTCGGCGCGGCAGCGGTGGTGCCGGGCGGTGGCGCGGCGGTGACGGGGCGGTCCGTCGGATCGAATTCCGCGAGCCGATGACGGTCAGCACGTTGTCCGGCCATCGTCGGGTTCCGCCCTATGGCATGGCCGGCGGGTCACCGGGGAAGCTGGGACGCAATCGAGTGGAACGCGCCGACGGCGGCACCGCGGAGCTGGCCGGCTGCGACTCGACCGAGGTCGGGCCCGGCGACGCGCTGGTGATCGAGACCCCGGGCGGCGGCGGATACGGCACGCCGCCCAACGCCGTCTGAGAACGCACGCGCTCGAGGTGCGCGATACCCTCACGCGGTGCAACAGGGATGGAATCGGCGGGGCTTCCTGCGGCTCGCCGGGGCCGCAGGGCTGCTCGGCGCTGGCGTCTGCGCCGGGTGTTCGTCACCCAAACCGGCGGGCACCGCTGGCGGCGGATCGGTAACCATCAACCACCTCTTCGGTCAGACCGTCGTCAAGGCGCCGCCCAAACGCGTGGTCAGCGCCGGCTACACCGAGCAAGACGACCTACTCGCGGTGGGGGTCGTGCCCATCGCGGTGACCAACTGGTTCGGCGACCAACCATTTGCGGTGTGGCCGTGGGCGCAGCCCAAGCTGGGCGCGGCGCAGCCGATGGTGTTGAACCTCGACAACGGAATTCCGGTGGACCAGATCGCCAACCTGAAGCCCGACCTGATCGTGGCGATCAATGCCGGCGTGGACGCTGACACCTATAAGAGGCTGTCCGCCATCGCCCCGACCGTCCCGCAGTCGGGCGGCGACGCGTTCTTCGAACCGTGGAAGGACCAGGCCACCACGATCGGTCAGGCGGTGTTTCACGCCGACCAGATGACGTCGCTCATCGAAGCCGTCGACAAGCAATTCGCGGCCGTTGCCCAGCAGAACCCGCAATGGACGGGCAAAAAGGCGTTGCTGATGCAGGGCACCCTGTGGCAAGGCACCGTGGTCGCGACGATGGCGGGCTGGCGTACCGACTTCCTCAACCAGATGGGCCTGGTCATCGCCGACAGCATCAAACCCTTCGGCACCGGTCACCGCGCCGTCATCCCGCGCGATCGCATCAAAGCGGTGCTCGACTCGGCCGACGTGGTGATCTGGACAACCGAGAGTCCGGATGAGCAAAAGGTGCTGCTGGCCGACCCAGACGTGGCGGCGTCGCAAGCGACCGTGCAGAACCGCCACGTCTTCACCACCAAGGAGCAGGCCGGGGCGATCGCCTTCGCGTCGGTGCTGAGCTATCCCGTGGTGGCCGATCAACTGCCCCAACAAATCGGCAAGATCCTGGGCTAGACGCGCGCCCGCCTCGGGCCCGCATGAGGGTTCGCTAAGGCACCTCTGGCAGTGCTCGAAAATCCCTGGCCGACCCCGCGATTCGGACCTACCGTCAAATCATGAGTGTGACGGACATCGCAGCGGATCTGGTAGAAACCAAAGCCGTTTTCGACTATGGCGACCGGGCACTGATGCTGGAATGTCACAGCACCGCTGACGTACTGGCATGGACCGCCGCCTTGCGTGCGGCGGCGATGCCCGGTGTGGTCGACATCGTCCCGGCCGCCCGCACGGTGCTGGTGAAGCTCGACGGACCCCGCTACCAAGGGGTCACCCGGCAGCGCGTGCGCAAGTTGCGGGTCGCC
This is a stretch of genomic DNA from Mycobacterium lacus. It encodes these proteins:
- a CDS encoding IS607 family transposase, with translation MNLTEWARAQGVHPQTAYRWFREGTLPVPAVRVNERTVLVSPDAPAGSAPAAAFGLYARVSSHDQKSDLDRQVARLTGWAAEAGGTVVRVEAEVGSGMNGSRAKVRRLLADPKVTVVVVEHRDRLGRMNTELVEAALSAHGRRLVVLDAGEVDDDLVRDMVEVLTSFCARLYGRRSARNRALKAVGCAQRDIGPAALVGGRVDDAAHE
- a CDS encoding hydantoinase B/oxoprolinase family protein produces the protein MAGAGWQFWVDRGGTFTDVVARRPDGRLLTHKLLSENPARYRDAAVAGIRALLGITEDAPDPVARVDAVRMGTTVATNALLERKGERTLLVITRGFGDALRIAYQNRPRIFDRQIVLPEMLYERVAEVDERITVDGTVLRAPDLEALGAQLRQAHADGIRAVAVVCLHSYLYPAHERAIGKLAEQIGFGHISLSSQVSPLMKLVPRGDTTVVDAYLSPVLRRYVNQVADQMRGVRLMFMQSNGGLAEAGHFRGKDAILSGPAGGIVGMVRMSALAGFDHVIGFDMGGTSTDVSHYAGEYERVFTTEVAGVRLRAPMLAIHTVAAGGGSILHFDGGRYRVGPDSAGADPGPACYRGGGPLTVTDANVMLGRIQPAHFPAVFGPGGDQPLDDEIVRRGFTGLAADIRGQTGDDRSPEQVAEGFLQIAVANMANAVKKISVQQGRDVTRYVLTTFGGAGGQHACAVADALGIRTVLVPPMAGVLSALGIGLADTTAMREQSVEIPLDSAAPERLAAVADSLEQAARAELLDEGIPAGRIRVVRRVHLRYQGTDTAIPVELAGLDAMTAAFEAAHRSMYAFLMDRPLIAGAVAVEAIGLTEQPDLSHLGDRPADGPDTTESVRVYSNGRWCAAPLRHREGMRPGETVTGPAIIAEANATTVVDDGWRATLTPSGHVLAERVVAPAQPGAGTRADPVLLEIFNNLFMSIAEQMGFRLESTAQSVNIRERLDFSCALFDPDGNLVANAPHIPVHLGSMGTTVKEVIHRRTGAMKPGDVYAVNDPYHGGTHLPDITVITPVYNTGGGDTGGEHILFFVASRGHHAEIGGITPGSMPANSRAIHEEGVLFDNWLLAENGRFREAETRRLLTEAPYPSRDPETNLADLRAQIAANQKGADEVRKMIDHFGRDVVQAYMRHVQDNAEEAVRRVIDRLNDGEYRYQTDSGATIAVRVTVDRVARGATIDFSGTSPQLTTNFNAPSSVVNAAVLYVFRTLVGRDIPDIPLNDGCLRPLRIVIPEGSMLAPTYPAAVVAGNVETSQAITGALFAALRVQAEGAGTMNNVTFGNDRHQYYETVGSGSGAGDGFDGASVVQTHMTNSRLTDPEVLESRFPVLLAEFAIRRGSGGAGRWRGGDGAVRRIEFREPMTVSTLSGHRRVPPYGMAGGSPGKLGRNRVERADGGTAELAGCDSTEVGPGDALVIETPGGGGYGTPPNAV
- a CDS encoding ABC transporter substrate-binding protein, which gives rise to MQQGWNRRGFLRLAGAAGLLGAGVCAGCSSPKPAGTAGGGSVTINHLFGQTVVKAPPKRVVSAGYTEQDDLLAVGVVPIAVTNWFGDQPFAVWPWAQPKLGAAQPMVLNLDNGIPVDQIANLKPDLIVAINAGVDADTYKRLSAIAPTVPQSGGDAFFEPWKDQATTIGQAVFHADQMTSLIEAVDKQFAAVAQQNPQWTGKKALLMQGTLWQGTVVATMAGWRTDFLNQMGLVIADSIKPFGTGHRAVIPRDRIKAVLDSADVVIWTTESPDEQKVLLADPDVAASQATVQNRHVFTTKEQAGAIAFASVLSYPVVADQLPQQIGKILG